The following is a genomic window from Trachemys scripta elegans isolate TJP31775 chromosome 7, CAS_Tse_1.0, whole genome shotgun sequence.
GGCCGCGGCCGGCATGCAGGGCCCCGCCAGATGCTCCTTCTTCAAGGCGCTGCTGTGGGCGCTGGCGCTGGtggccctgctgcagctgctctacCTGTCCCTGCTCTCGGGGCTCCACGGCCGCCAGCAGCGCTCCCGCTACTCGGAGCTGTTCGGGGGGCGCCGGGGCGAGGCGCCCGGCCGGCCCAGCGAGCAGCAGAAGGAGCAGCTGAAGCGCGCCCTGGCCAGCGGCGGGCGGCTGGATGCCAGCGGGCAGTACCGGATCTACACGGACATGCTGGGGCCCCCGGAGCGGGCGGGGCGGGCGCCCGACCTGGTGCTCGCCACCCACACCAGCCTGAGCAACCTGCACCAGCTGCAGGAGCTGGTGGGGCGCTGGCAGGGCCCGGTCTCCGTGGCGCTTTTTGCGCCGGGCCCCGCCGAGGTGCGGCTGGCCACGCTGATGCTCTACGCCTTGGGGGCGCTGTGCGGGCCAGTGCGGCAGCTGGTGAGTGCCCACCTGGTGTGCCACTCGGGGGACCTGGCCGCCTTCCCCGAGCTAGAGGACCGGGCGGAGTTTGCCCGGCTCAAGGCCTGTGGGGATGTCTTCGCCAAGCTGGCACGGGCTGGGGCGGGCCGGCGTAATTATGCCCTGGGCGCCAACGCTTCGTACCCCAACAACCTGCTGCGCAATGTGGCACGGGGGGCAGCCACTGGGCACTACACGCTCGTGCTGGACGTGGACATGCTGCCCAGTGAGGGGCTGCGTGAGGCCTTCCTGGCACTAACTGCAACCTTGGGTGCTGAGGGGCCACCAGGCGTCTTCGTGGTGCCCGCCTTTGAGATCCGGCACACCCGGCGCCTCCCAGGTGCCAAggccgagctgctgcagctgtATCAGGTGGGAGAGATCCGGCCGTTCTACGAGGAGCTCTGCCCACGCTGCCAGGCCCCCACCAACTACTCACGCTGGCTGAACCTGCCTCCGGGCAGTTCCCTGAATATTGCCTACACCGTGGAGTGGAGGGACCCCTGGGAGCCCTTCTACATCAGTGCCAACTCTGTGCCACCCTATGATGAAAGATTCAAGCAGTATGGGTTCAACCGCATCAGCCAGGTACCTGCCTCACTGGCATGGAAAGGCATTTGTGCCATGGGAGCCAGCCCCAGATATACGCCCAGCCACCCCAAGAGATGGAGCAGGGTGTCTCTGACCCGGGGGTGAAACAAGTCTGGGAAGTCTCAGCCAGGTGCTGTCCTGATCACTGGGCACCTCAGGCCATGCTCACTGAGCCTCATAGAGGGCACCCGAACATGGCCCCATGAGACACATGGGCAGGGTGTGAGGAATGCATATTTCCTTCCCTGCAAGGgggctctggccctgatccaagCCTAGCTCAAGAGTACTTGGTGGCTAGTGGGGAGAGACAGCACAATGTAGGGGACCTTGTGCTgcagagagcagggtggggggttcAGTAAGAGGTGCTCTCACCTTGCAGTCAGTGCTGTTTCCAATACCCAGGGCTGCACCAGGGGGTGTTGTACACCCTGAAGTGGCATCTGTCCAATGAGATGTAAAATGGGCCTTGGCCCCTTGTGCTTACTAGTGTCCCTTTTCCTACAGCTTCCATCCAGTGGAGAATTTCCACTTCCTATCCTGAACTGTAGTGTTCTGTGAAGCTGTGAAATAGCCCCCGCATCCCACACTGCATCTGAGCACCGggtgagggatccctgtataaaacAGCTCTaatgccccacccctgcaccgcAGAAGTGGTTGCATCTTAGCACTGGATGAGGGAttcctgtataaacagcccccacACTCCACTCTagaggtggctgcttttcagCCCTCAATGTAACAGAGTGTGGGACACTTTGGAGTCTGGTGGGGGTTACCCTGGTCTCCTTCACAGCTCTCCTGTCCCCTTTCGCAGGCATGTGAGCTCCATGTGGCCGGATACAGTTTCTCAGTGCTGAACAATGCTTTCCTGGTGCACAAGGGCTTCAAGGTGCCGAGTGAGTTCCATGCACAGAAGGATGCCGAGAATCAGCGCAACAAGATGCTCTTCCGCCAGTTCAAGCAGGAGCTGAAGCTGAAGTATCCTGGCTCACCACGCCGGTGCTGATGGTCCTGCCGTCTCCGGCACAGCTCCTCAGACCTGCCTTCCCCATGGCCCTTCATCTGTAGCTTTGGTGTCAGTGTTTTTGGGGGGCCCTGCCCAATCTGGGCTTGGAATGCCCCCTCCTTTCCATTGAGTCATTAATCTCCACATCGGACAGAGTTTTATAGTTGGGGGGAATCTTTCTAGCCACATCACGCTGGATCCTTCACCTGCCCCAACCTGTTGCTGGGGCCATGGAGTCCTGTATCCCCATCCCTCAAAATACTTCAGCATTCTCCTCCCCCAGTTTCCTATTGAACAGCAGGCTATCAGAACAGAGGACCTCCCCCCGGCCTATTGCCTGTCTGGGCAGAGGACAGCTGTTTCCTCCCTCCGCAGCTCCCTTGTTatgattctttccctccttgAGCAGGGAGAAAGAGGCTGTTCTGGACTCAGCAGCCCCCTCTCCCTTTTTGTAGGTGGTTATGGGGTGGAAGCTAGTATAGGGAttagagaagggggtggggagtcagGACTTGTGGGATCTTTCCCTAGctcagagaggagaggagagtctAAGGGTTAAAGAATGAGGGGCTGAAattcgggactcctgggttctgttcccagttttgTGTCTGATTCTATTTGCCCTCCACCAAGTCCCCTCCCCTTTCTGCACctcatttttcccctttgtaaaatgggaattaacGCAGTGACCTACCTCCTGAGGGCAGGGGGCATGAGGCTTAATTTATGAAGATGCTCAATGCTGCTTGGATGGGACTGGCAGAGTGCTCTTACCCCACTGTAGGAAATGGCCTGGCATTCAGTCCCCCTGAGTGCGAACCTTGGGTTAGAACAATAAAGTACTGTGGAGGCCAGGGGCGTCTCCTCATGGCT
Proteins encoded in this region:
- the B4GAT1 gene encoding beta-1,4-glucuronyltransferase 1 is translated as MQGPARCSFFKALLWALALVALLQLLYLSLLSGLHGRQQRSRYSELFGGRRGEAPGRPSEQQKEQLKRALASGGRLDASGQYRIYTDMLGPPERAGRAPDLVLATHTSLSNLHQLQELVGRWQGPVSVALFAPGPAEVRLATLMLYALGALCGPVRQLVSAHLVCHSGDLAAFPELEDRAEFARLKACGDVFAKLARAGAGRRNYALGANASYPNNLLRNVARGAATGHYTLVLDVDMLPSEGLREAFLALTATLGAEGPPGVFVVPAFEIRHTRRLPGAKAELLQLYQVGEIRPFYEELCPRCQAPTNYSRWLNLPPGSSLNIAYTVEWRDPWEPFYISANSVPPYDERFKQYGFNRISQACELHVAGYSFSVLNNAFLVHKGFKVPSEFHAQKDAENQRNKMLFRQFKQELKLKYPGSPRRC